Below is a genomic region from Brassica oleracea var. oleracea cultivar TO1000 chromosome C9, BOL, whole genome shotgun sequence.
AAACAATCACTAGCGCAATTAGCTAACTAAAATTATATATGCAAAATAACCAAATCTAATTCAAAGTTTTAAACACAACGTGTCTTGGCTGATTGTAAGAAGGAAGATACCTCATCAAAACTAACACAGTGAAGACTTTAAATGAAAACACTGCATGATCCCTTCAAAATATTCATACTTACATTTCCATCTCATAAAAAGAAAAACATGTAACGCCATCCTCGGAATTGGAGGTAGATATACCTGAATACTGGAAACAAGAGCAGGATCGACAGCCATTGCCTCAGGATCGGTGCCTAATATGGTCTCACCATCTGTTCGCCATGGCTCAATAACCAACGCTGAAGGGTTCACAAGAGCTGATTCAATTCCTTTTCCAAGCATGTCCAACAACAATCTTGCTTGCATATCTAAGACCATGGCACGAACCTCCTGAGCATTGGTTCCTTCAAGTAACCGACATTTGATCCTGTCTAGATTCTGAAAACCATAAAATTACAAGATTTTACCAAAGAGTAGAAACCAAACTTGAAAACAAAGTTTAAGAAAAAAAAACAAAGCATCACAAGAGGACAAAATCCCTGCCAAGATTCTATTCATCGTCTTAAGAGTCAGATCCAATATCCATATTACTCAACCCATTCAAATTCAGATAACTACGGGAGGTGTTTTTTCCGTTTTTTGGGGTAACGTTAATGTTTAAAACTACGATCGCATAGTCGAATAGAAGAACCAACACAAATAGAGTCTACAGGCTCGTATAATAGAGTAGCTTTATACAGCTAAAATTAATCATTAAGAAACAGAAAAAGCACAAGGTAAACCAAGTTTTATGAAGGCTAACGATACGGTACGGCCAAGCAAACAACTCAAATATTCTGAAAAGGTGAAAAGATTAATGAGTTTAGAAAAACATACAGGACCATATTGTTGCCTGTGTTGTGTTGAAGGAAGGGAATGAAAATCAGCATCCATGACAGCAATCACGCTGGTCAGCGAAACTGTAATCATCAAGAAAAGGAAATGTGTCATCCGATGCTTTCAACCGTGTATCATCCAATCAAGACAGTAACATCTGAATCATTATGCTCTATGTTATTGAAAGCTTATCATAAAATCATAGAGTACAATACTCTCTACAAAATAAACAAGTAGAAAATAGGTTCTTTGAATGCCATGGAGCTTATTAAAAGTGAGATCATTTCTAAGCAAACTAAAAAATGGTTGTTCTGGAGCTAAAGAACAACTAATTTCTGAGTGAAAAGATTAAACAGCATTGAAATCAAGAAAACTTATAAGCACCACAAATTATACCAATGCCATCCTCTGCAGCACTCTGTGTACAGCCAACTGCATCCCACCAATCAACTCCAACCAAAAGACTCCACCAGAATCTGTTCAAACAAAGTGCAACCATATAAGTTTCTTTACAACCAAACAGGCTAGCGAATAAATACCAGGGATGACGTACCTCTCAGCAATCGCCCGCTCCCACATTGATTGATCAACCTTTGATTGGTTAGGTGGAAGGGCAGGCGGAAGAACACGAATGATATTCAACATAGCACAGTCCTTCGCAGCATCATGCCATACAGAAGCCGAGCAGCAGCTCGTTGGAGAAAATGCGGGTGCAGCAATAGCTGAACCGACATTTATTTGATAGTTTTCAACGGGTGAAAAAGTTGGACCCGAAAAGATATGAACTCCGCCGCGAAGAAAAGCAACCGCAATTTCACCACCATGAGCAGAATAGACAATCCGTGCAAGTGTACGAATATCACTTGGCAAATCAAAAGGGTCAAAAACAACCTTGTTAGCCTTGTCATCACCAGAATCAGGCTCCTTTTGTGCATCCACACTAGGCCCTGCAACAGCTGTTTGATGATTCTTGAAATCGTTTGTAGGTGGTATGCTCAAATCCACTCTCGATACCCAGACAGTTTGTGTGGGGACCTGTCCACCAAAATTCGAAGTTGGGCTTCCAAATATCTGATGCAGTACAACAGGTTGAACACTTGATTCCCAGCGCTGTACTTTCCAACCTGTGATTGAAGGACCTTCATCTGGATCATATGGCGACATGTACTGTCCTGCAAACGTATGCAGATGCATGGGATTAGCATTTTGTTTTAAAGAAAACAACTCAATGTATAGAAAATGTTGATTATCATGAAATCAGTATGAGGCTCAGAGAAGAACGTGAACAATACCCTCAACTATAACAACAGCTATTACTGAACCACCACGAGTTGGATCAAAAGCAACAGCAGTAACTCCAGATCCCCATGTAGTGGTTGCCGCAGACTGAGCTGCAGCTTCGGGACTTACGTAAGCAGAAAAATTGGAAACTGGCGAGCAGCTAAGTGATATTGCATCGCTGGATTCTTGATCCGTAGGCTTCTTCCCTTTATTTATCTCGGATATCAAGTATTCTTGCCAGTTGAACAAGTATGCAGCTAAAGGAGCAAAGCCTGTCCAAGCGGAAGAACTAAGGGATGGTGGCACATGACTGCCTGTAGAGATTTTTGGAGTCGCCTGGAGTACATTTCCCGGGCCAGGGGTCACCTCCCATACTACAATTGTTGAGGGATTTACAATCGGAACCCCTGCTACATGCATGGCACCACTGTCCGTTATGATAGCATCAGCAGCCATAATCCCACTAGGCCCTGCACCTAAAAGACCTTTCTTTGTACTAAACCACTTTGGTGCAGTGCCTCCTTGGTTAGAAGGCCACTGGGACCAATGAAGCTGAACGGACCCCGATGAGAAAACAGAGCATACACAGAGAAAGTTGGGCCACCGAGCTGCAACAAATGGTCAAGAATCAGATCCGTCACTGGAAGTGAAAGAAAATGCACAAATGCCAACCATGGAAAGCGTAACATGTTGCACTGATCTTGTCACATATATAGGTATGAAAATCAATACATATATATATATATAAGGTATGTTAAAAAAAACTCGCAGTTACGTTCATAATTCAAAATATATCAATATAAAGTAAGATACAAGAGATGAGAAGAAGAAAACCTGAGCTTTCGGAGCTCTGTGAGAGAAATTTCTCCTCGAAAGTTGACTTTGCATTTGTTCCAGAACTTGTCTTGGAGTTGGAGGATAACCACCTATACTGATTCTCGAAAAGAAAAAAAAACACAATCAGAATAAATTTTCCAGGATAAACTAGAGCAGCAAACTGATGGGCCAGAAACAATATTAAATTAGTCTTTCACAACATATACTTTGCAAAGGCAGTATCATCTAGCTGTTATTCATTCCTTACGTGTTCATGCCAATCATTACAGAAACGTATCAGAGAAATGCAAATGGAAGATATTTTAGGAGTATAGTAATTTTGCAACGAAAGCTAATATATATCAGTTAAGCTGGACTTCAAGGAAACTTTGGTCTCTCTGTCTCATTTCTTCCAAAACGTAGAGATATTTCAGGTTCAATTATACACAAAATTTAGCAATTCCATTCCCCACTCTCACATGCAACCCATCCGGTAATCAGTTAACAAACTCATGAAGGTAAAAAGAAAAAAAGTAATTAAATGATAGTGTCAGAGAAGTAAAAATATAAAGTACGTACAGGAGAAGCCCCCGTCAACCACTTTGTAACAACAGCAATGTCCTGACGCCATTCATGCTCACACTGCCAGGAGGTAGCATCGTGCACTAGGTTAGCCGCACCCTGCAAGACCAAACCAGATTAAAAGATTACATGAGGTTTTGCCAAACATATTGACACAAGTGGGAGATCAACATTTAGAAGAACAAGACACATAAGATTTATACAGGTGGACCAATTGGAAAACGGCAACTCTCTTTTCTGTTTGTTTGATTACTAATAGAGCACATCCATAAGAGCACTAACCTGAGTAGGCTGCGTCCAGATAGTAATCCGTCCATGAAAGTTGGCAATGAGTAATGCACGAGGACAAGAAGTGGGAGACCATTCAATAAATTGGACAGAGTCACGAGGAGAGTCTACAAAAAGAAAAATAAGTATCATAGTCATTTTAACAACACAAGACTAGTTTCAATTGAAAAGAAAAGAAAAGTAATATGAAAATACCTGCCACAACATTGAACACGGCACACTCAGTAGGTCGCTCGGGTATTAAGATATGAATTGGGATCCAAAAGGGTGGAATTGCCTTGGAGCTGCAACAAGAGATGACAAGGGTGAAAGGTAAGAACTTTCATCTCTAAGATTGAAAAGGAAAAAGGAAAAAATCAAACCTTGGAATCCTGGCGCAGGTCTCAGAAGCGCAAGCAATAGCATTCAACTTGCCACACCACGCGACGGCACTGACATAAAACAAAAGAAGAAAAGATGAATTTGAAAACTTTGTGGAAGGGAGAGTAGTAAGTGAGGTGGAGACCTGAAGTTACGGCAGAGTTCAGGGACGCTCATCTTATGGAGCAAATTGGAGTTGGGCTGTTTAAGAGTAACGCAGAACACAGTTGCGGGACTCACGGGATCAACCTCCATCTGATCGTCTCCCTCAGCTGATTTCTCCTCGACGACGATTTGATCCCTAGATTCAGCCTCCTCCTGATGTTGATTCACTTCTTCTTCTTCTTCCTCCGCGTCTCCTCCAGTGCTGTTACCCAAAGAAACTTGGGGCTGATTCATGTCAAGCGAGAGAGCAATAAAACCCTAATCTTTATAAGCACAAAAAGTCGCGATTGAAGGCGACAGAAAGCACTGTGCGTGTAGAGAGAGAAAGAGAGTTAGTGCGTAGAAAATTCCAAATCCCAAAATTCAATTTCACTATCCAATTTTTTTTTTAGGGTTTGTTTGTGCCACGGTTGTCGCCGGGATGACCAACCAATAAAAAAACACGGTGGGTGTAATGAAAACGATGTGGTGAAAATTTTTTGTTTTGCAATTTAACCCTATTTATATAAAAAAAAATTTTAAATAACAAAAATCATATTATCTAACAATAATTAATTTTTACTACCTTAAACCAATGAAAACAAATTTTAGACTATATAGTTTAATTTAAAAATTAAACAAAAACTAAATGTTTAATTATTTACTCGATAATATAAATCTATGAATGGAAAAGTTTAATTTTTTAAAAACTTTCTAAATTTGTGAAATGTTACAATATCTTTGAATATCAAAATAAAATAATATTTTATTAATCTTTATATTTAGTTACGATTTAATAATGAAATAATAATCCGAAAATATATATATAGAAGAAGATACAAATACATGTGAAAGTTTAAAACAATTTCTTCAATGAAAAAAATATACCGTAAACTTATTATGTTTTAAAAATTGATAGACACATATATTATAATATATACCAATTTAGAATTGAAAACAAAATATTTATATAAAAATAAATGAAAACAAAAATCCGCGTGGTTGCGCGGATCGAGATCTAGTATTTATTGTTTTATATTTAAATACAATACTAGATCTCGATCTGTGCAACCACGCAGATGTTTGTTTTCAGTTTTATATACGTAGATATTTATTTTAGATCATTAGTAGTATACATTTTTAAAAAGTTTAAATGATTATATAACTATTTCAGATACAATATTTAATCAATTGTAGTTAATCAATAATTTTATAGTTTATATGTTGTAGATTAATCAATTGTTTAAAACATTTATACGTATTTATTGTTTCTTATTATATATTTATTTTATTGTATTTGCATTTAGTTATTAAACAAATTAATTACGCATGAAACAACATAATATTAGACGAACGATCAAATATCTCATTCTTACAATTATAATAGCTAGATATGATATTAGGGAGAAACAAATATTAGACGAACGATCAAATCTCTCATTCTTCGAATAAAATCAAAAGGAGGTGATTGCAATCTTGTGATGATATTTCATAAAAACTTTTTAGGAATAAAAATCAAGACTAAAATATTTAATCTGAATGAAATAATATATATATATATATATAGTGCTTCCAATATTAAAACAT
It encodes:
- the LOC106318212 gene encoding mediator of RNA polymerase II transcription subunit 16: MNQPQVSLGNSTGGDAEEEEEEVNQHQEEAESRDQIVVEEKSAEGDDQMEVDPVSPATVFCVTLKQPNSNLLHKMSVPELCRNFSAVAWCGKLNAIACASETCARIPSSKAIPPFWIPIHILIPERPTECAVFNVVADSPRDSVQFIEWSPTSCPRALLIANFHGRITIWTQPTQGAANLVHDATSWQCEHEWRQDIAVVTKWLTGASPYRWLSSNSKTSSGTNAKSTFEEKFLSQSSESSARWPNFLCVCSVFSSGSVQLHWSQWPSNQGGTAPKWFSTKKGLLGAGPSGIMAADAIITDSGAMHVAGVPIVNPSTIVVWEVTPGPGNVLQATPKISTGSHVPPSLSSSAWTGFAPLAAYLFNWQEYLISEINKGKKPTDQESSDAISLSCSPVSNFSAYVSPEAAAQSAATTTWGSGVTAVAFDPTRGGSVIAVVIVEGQYMSPYDPDEGPSITGWKVQRWESSVQPVVLHQIFGSPTSNFGGQVPTQTVWVSRVDLSIPPTNDFKNHQTAVAGPSVDAQKEPDSGDDKANKVVFDPFDLPSDIRTLARIVYSAHGGEIAVAFLRGGVHIFSGPTFSPVENYQINVGSAIAAPAFSPTSCCSASVWHDAAKDCAMLNIIRVLPPALPPNQSKVDQSMWERAIAERFWWSLLVGVDWWDAVGCTQSAAEDGIVSLTSVIAVMDADFHSLPSTQHRQQYGPNLDRIKCRLLEGTNAQEVRAMVLDMQARLLLDMLGKGIESALVNPSALVIEPWRTDGETILGTDPEAMAVDPALVSSIQAYVDAVLDLASHFITRLRRYASFCRTLASHAASTGTGSNRNMVASPTQNASSPATIQAVPDKSVNHGPGQPTATTSTTNSSGSTQMQAWMQGAIAKFSSSNDGVSNSTASPVSGSATFMPISINTGTFPGTPAVRLIGDCHFLHRLCQLLLFCYFQRLQASRNHQRNADASSQKLQTGATSKSEEVNSAKPNPALNRMEEAQGFRTSQLGAGVKGIDDNSARTTKMGSGNAGQGYTFEEVRVLFHILMDLCKRTAALPHPLPGSQVGSGNIQVRLHYIDGNYTVLPEVVEAALGPHMQNMPRPRGADAAGLLLRELELHPPSEEWHRRNLFGGPGTDPEDAVPSDDTFFTQGHSLDVYDRVQSLWPRKRRMSERDAAFGLNTSVGLGAYLGIMGSRRDVVTATWKTGLEGVWYKCIRCLRQTSAFASPGASKQPNPNEREAWWTSRWVYCCPMCGGTWVRVV